actggGGATAATAGACGGTTAAAACAGCCTTGCGAGCCTTTGAAATCGAAAAACCAAAGATATCTTTTGCTTGGAATAAATCGTAAGGCTAATTAAATGTGAActctactaataatatagactGTTCGAACTGCCCAGCaagctttgaaataaaaaacaaatagataaTCTTTTGCTTTGAGATCGCGAGACAAGATTAACGCCACAAATATACGTCATATGTTTCCTTCTGTCCTCTTATATAAATTGTACCATTATAAAAATCCATTTTGATTTCAGTTACTACCATGCCTTAAAAGTGGTAACAGCTTTCAAAACGTTTCCCGTGGTCCTGCCGCCGAACGGCCGGGATTATGGCCTGGAGTTAGCCGTCAGACGACGCTGTACCAAGTCATTGTTTGGAGAAGAACAACTTCGTAAAAAGCTTATAGCTAACTTGTAAATATACTGACATCATTATTAAGTCCGCCAATCATAAAGAGCATACTCATTTACTTACCTACATTTCACAGAAATCTGTCTGCTGATATCTATGCTTTATTCAAttcttaaatattgtaatttcatCTCGTATTTGTATAGggaatttcattattatttttaacgttaGAAGTGACTCTGCATGATCGCAGCCCAGAGTTCAgaaagtttaagaaaaaaaacatgaatttatGAATGTTGTATTACCGGTATAGATGTGCATATTTGTGACTAGACGCATATAAATATGACTTGTCTCTTGttcatgatatttattatttgaatgtaaatgttggagaaagttgaaatttgaaaagtttgaaagttggcattataaatgataaatataaatgttaagttATCTATTGAATACATGTTTAAGATCCAGTCATAATCAGCTTTATGTTTTTCAGCTATTCTGAAAGAGCCTCATGTGTTTCCGACACTCAGCGACCAAAACTGGAATCAGTATTGTTAAAAAAAGAATCACCAGCATCAAGTAACGAAGATGTACAAATGGATAGGGACGTATTACGACCACTATCAACAGCATCTAATAGGTTTACTGATATTGGTGCTTATGAAGATTGGTTTGGTAGCGAAATCATGGTTCCCAGAGGCACCGATCGCATTTTAGAACAATTCGTTGTCATGCTGTTACGAATCGGTGCGTATTTACAAAAAGATGGGATAGAATCCATAAATTCACAGATGTTCAGCACGGTCGAAGCTGCTACGTGGGCTCCACGGGAAAATATTGAAGCAATGTCGACCGATGTAACCGATACGCCACCACTCATTGCTAGCAGTAAAGGACATACTGCTTCCTATCTACGTGAATATCCacaaatattcatgaaaaaacTGAGCTCAGATGCTCCTCTGCTTGATTGCAACGTTAACCAGGTCATAAACAAAGAGACTACTACGGTACTGAGTCATATCAGTACTCCGTCAAGTAAGTCTAACAAGTCAAATGAAATGGTATCGTTGGCAGTTGAAAGTATCAAAACAGtgaatattttgaatgaaaagaATTCGCACAACAGTGTGAATGAATCATCCGTGAAGCCtaaactaaaagaaaaacacaacGCAGTATTCGACGATAAGGTTTCGAGTCAACTTGTACATGAAATTATACAGCACCAAGAAACATTGAGCCCTCACTCGACCACCTCTGAAGATTtagtgaaagaaataaaaccaaAGTCCAAATCTTTTGAACAATTTTCTGAAAGGCTTGTGTTACcgaaacaaattgaaaaaagaCGAAACTCTGCGGATCGTATGGTACTCAAACTTGATACAATAAGCTCTACCGATGAAGCACCTAACAGTGGATTACAATCTAAAGGTGATAAGAAGAAAGCAGTTTTAAATCAAAAGCCTGTaaaggaaattataaaaaaagaaaaggaacAATTAGATTCACTATCTAATAATAGTactagtactattattttgagAGAATTTAGTGGAGAGGCTCAGGAAAGTAAAATGCTAGAAATTGAACAGAAAGTACTTCCTACGACTAGTTCACCGAGTACGAGTAGGCAACACAATACCAACAGTACGGCAAAATCATCGAGTGCTAATACGTCTAAGAAAGTTAAGAAAGATTAgacaaaagagaaaaataaaatcaaaatcacatctttcatttgtattttattaattaaataaatatcgctATATTGACATAGTTATTACATACTATAAATTATGTTCTACAATTAAATCtaaatcaacatatttttaacttataagAAAGTGCTGTCACTAAAAACTAATTCTTTGATCAAGGTTATTTTCCagcttttcataataattattatcactttaAGGCATCGTCATTTCTGCTTGGCACACACTATGTTGAACCGCCGCTACTGGATCTAGGTAAATTACACGATAATTGTATTCGTTAGGATCTATCAAATTGAACAAATACATAGGTAGTTTGTTTGTGATTAACCACGCCATTTGCGGTACTTCATGGTCTATTCTTAAATCGTTTGGGAATAccattgtgttattgttttgtgcTACAACAACTAAGTTATTATTTGTGTAGGGCTTGCGCGTGTCCCAACATCCGATACTGTCTCGAGAAATGAGGTTAAAGAACATAACACCGTTGCGGTCGACGGCTGCGGCTGATACCTGTCCGTGGGCGCCGCGGCTGTCGCCGAGCAGCTTGAACTCGCTCACTGCGTTATTCACGCGTGAAGGGTCCCGAATAACGGAAGTTTGTACCACAAATTCTAGGGAGCTCGACATGGAATGGTAGTACAAGGGACGGTCACCCTGGTGTACCCTGCCTAAAGACATGCCGAAGAGACCGTCAGACCATTGATAATTCAAACCGTGAAGTGTGTAGTTGGATAGAAGTGGTTCAGGGTAAAAACTATAGTGATTGAATCGCCAAAAGGCTTTGTCTTCGTCTCTGAACACTATCATTCCAAAACGCCATGCGTCAGCTATGTAGACGTGTAGATCTCGGCAACGCACGTCTCTGGAATCGACTACGAGATTGGTGATTAATGAATTTTCAAGAACTAGTTCGCTTGGGATTGGATAGCGACCAATTACAGTATCAGTGTTGAGATTGATTGCGAATAGTGTTGGTGGGCAGAGATTTTGCGCATTTTCGAAGGGTTCCACTTGGCCAGAGTCAAGAGCCCACATAATGCCGCAGTGATCTATGTTCATGCGGAATAGGGAGGTGAAGCCCGTACAGTTATCTGGTAAAAGAAAGAGTGAGCATTAGTATctttaaatgttaaacaaaatggTCATCTACTTAATGTGTGTTGTACCCAGCTTACCTGCATTATGCCAGTCCCAGTCCGGGTAGGGTTCTAAATTTGGAGACTCTTCTTGAGCGTCAATAGGTAAAACCGATAGTGTCGCAGGAACACCTTTCTTCCAACGTGGCGTACTGACGAACACGCGGTCTTTCCATCGCTCTACTCCCAGTGGTATTACGTTTGCTTGAACGAATTGCCTGTgtaacatacaataaatttaacttttaaactcacGTTGCATGTTCAAAATAtgataggatacgggaattagcACGaccacgcattttaccttgaagtGGCTGATCAGCCTGTGACCACAGCGAGTgcaatctgcgccgaaacgttagacaTTTCAAGGTAAgagcattaattcccgtatcctattactttgtgaaataatttgtatttaaactgttttgtttctttcgaGTATATAAGTGGTAAAATTCTTTACCCATTGTCAATGGCAGCTTGGCGTTGTTCAAGCGAGGGGTATGCGAAATCGATCTGCTTCCATCTGTACAGTGTGCCTACTGGTTTCTTGCTGGCAATTTGTATGTATCCGTAACACGATGCTATAATCGTGaatgttaaatatattaagatCTGAAAAGAAAACTCATTTGAATAACTTGATTATGTCATATTGAATTATAAAACGatattgtttacatatttcgttcattaaaaaatctgttatattaTGCATACATGGAAATTGTCGCAAAGTATTTCGTTTATGTTAAAGTCACTCGGTATGTTTTGGTTTGACCGGAAGTAATAAAATGTGCTTATCCGGCAGGTTTTTTAACCTCTATGAAATTGGTGAcgtacaataaatttattttctttacttcaaGTTCACGAGATCACTTAATTTAGATAATTTGTTCTTATCATGACTCTACATACTTTTATGCatctacatttaatttaaacatcTTACTTGGTaccaacaaacaaattaacataatacattatttatttcgataGTTCAAACACTTAGAAAGTTTATAactagaattttataaaatatttaatgcaaaCTGGCTACTTGATATGTAAATTATGTATCTGTTATAAGACAGTCGATAGTAGAATAGTTTGCAACGAATTATCAAAACTTTTAGGTTGTAACATTACAAAGTTATAACGTATTAGGTaacgatataaaaataaatcattattgtttaaaatgttagctaaaaataacaaacaaatgtaacattataatgaatTACAAAATCTTTAATTTGTTTGAGAATCGGCATCTAAGTAATTACCTAATACCTAAAGATGCCTAATACCAGCGATATGTCGGTGTAATTATacaataggatacgggaattaacgcgaccACGCCTTTTACCTTGGAATATCTGACGTTGGTTTCACGTTACTAGAAACCGTCGTCAATGAAATCTTTAAACCGAACATAATCTTAATTCTCTAACCAGTATTTTTTCAAAGTTGCAGTCATTAACCTTCAGCCAGAGTCCTCATCGACCTATTTGACATTCACTAATAACATTACATTTAGATGTACGTGTAGAATTCCTTACTATGTTGAATATTCCGAACACAACAGCTAATAAAAAACGCAACAGGTATGAATACACGCTGTATCTAATATTGGCAATATCCCGTTATTGTACTGTTACATAGGTATCATAGATCTCATTACATACATTACTAGaaactttgtaattttgttCGACACTGATATGTTCAAATTGATCCCATTAACGGACTTCTTATAGGTTTATTAGTGAAGTCAATCTTATCGTTTCTTTGAGGATAAGTAGCTAGATCCTGTGTCCGCTGTTTTGTGTCGAAGACAGCTTAACTACAATAATCCAAAAATTATACTCGAGTTGTTCCAATCTGACACGCACATTTTCGACCAACAAACACGAGACTGAATCATGAATCAATTTTGTTCACAAGGATGTTACCAGCTTACGAATCAACgtgatttttactttttttacctTTTGAATTTTAccttttacattttactttttgaatttTAACTGAACCCCATCGCCATGTGACTCGCGCGGTATTCCCAATGTTATGTTGTGAATCTTGGAATTGGACGCATGTGGGAATTCCACTTATCCCCATCacatattcttttttataaaacagcaTACCATACACAGTACCTATTTGTATTCCAGAGCAGctataaacagttttttttctttaaataagtatCATTTTTGTGTGACGTTTACGCTACTTCAACAGAAAATGTACGTTTCTCATTTTCTGCTCAAAATATATTGgctcattttatatattttctctgCTTTGTAATAATGCCTCATATTGCTAATCTTGCAAGTTAGTACTACGCAATAGTTAATCAGAGCCATTTTGCCCAGTCAGTGGAGAAAAGCTCGCTCGTCATCTACGTCGCTGTACCCATATAATATGAACAGTaacactgcacctatgtaatcACGTAGAGCATGAAAGTATAATACATTACACCCACGgagttataatttaaaagaaaatattgcaaGTAATTAGCAAACTTGTAACGCAAACAGCATGTAGGTATGCAACTTTGATTTGGATATtacgaaacaaaattataattaatttgtggCCTAAAAGTTATCTAGGCTTTGTTATAATAATGCGATGTTGCCATAttcctttaaaaaatgttaaaagaaatgaatttcaaaatgcataattatattaaaatgagaataaagaatgtttttttttaataccacCGTTATGAAATGAATTGATTACGTTTTTAAGATTAATGAATATTGCACGAACTGCAGACAgatttagaaattaatttacatgtaaatatagattttttcgTGAAACACAAGCGCTTAAATATGGACCAAGAAGAGTAAATAGAAAAGTTACTTAAAGGGATTTGTCTTAAAGAACAgacattaacaaaattaaattttccgACATGTAATTTCCATGTGAAAGAAAAGTGGAGATTTCTCGATGATTAAATATGGTCTCATTTTCTGTACCCACTCACATAATTTTGGAATCTGGCACAGGCATATTGCACAGACACATAATTACAAACGCTTACATGCAGAGCAGATGAAATACACCATCATTATAACTAATTTATGACTACACTAAGACGAAATAGCTACATACTAGATACGCTAAGTTATGAAATCCCTAAGTTTTCCATGTACAAACTACTGCTGGCATAACAAAAAGACAAtgctaaacaaacaaacttttgacCGTGATTATTGTTCTCGTACAGATAGAGTTTCAAGTTTATCGCTCgaaatgatatattatgtatcataTTAGCATGCTCTCGGCTCGTTGCCGAAGGGTAGCGGCGTAAACTGCTTTGTTTGGTATTTTGAGAACTTGCCTTCACATAATATACGTACACAGTAGTACAACTTCCGAGGTCACCGACTTCATTAAATAGCTATATTCTtatgaaaatatgtaattaacttttttttttatataaatattttacaaatatattatttttaaaaagctcCGTTGCGTATCGCTACTGATATGGTGCTCAACATATCATAATGTAAAATGCATATTGTGGGAATCGTTTATCTTCGTGTTAATTGCtcgtaaatattacattttacattgatataatttaaaaggtCAACGGAAAACAAGGAAACTTTTTGGCTGTCGAATTATTTATGCAAGAAATTTCTACAAATTAACAGAATGAAAAGCTATCCGATGAAATGTAAATATCGATAAATTGTTAAAAGTGTTAACATACCTTGTCCATGATTATGAACACCACTGAACCACTTATGCTAAAATGTTTGGAACACGTCCGTTCTGGCCGTTGCTTGGAACTGTTATGTATAAACAGCGAGGACTTAATACGAATTATAGAAGTTATTACATAAATGCTTTTCAACTGGTCTGTTATTATTACGTAGAGGCCCGTAGAGCCGTGTTAGAAGCGAGGTCTTTGCTGTTATGTCTTATGCTGGAACCACTCTTGATTCCTCAGAAGTAATAACTTTTTACTAGTTCACCATTAATTCACGATCCATAAGTCTTAAACGAGTT
Above is a genomic segment from Anticarsia gemmatalis isolate Benzon Research Colony breed Stoneville strain chromosome 8, ilAntGemm2 primary, whole genome shotgun sequence containing:
- the LOC142974824 gene encoding uncharacterized protein LOC142974824 isoform X2, whose product is MSMPGELSMPVQRVLRTMVSGIMLVQCFTVYVYLASYIVLLYPVFLEERPTLVLPWLLLAAVRKLLCELTSLALGLGTCVLLGPAKAPCVKFLVVKISTILPAFYMWMLVYSYYHALKVVTAFKTFPVVLPPNGRDYGLELAVRRRCTKSLFGEEQLRKKLIANFYSERASCVSDTQRPKLESVLLKKESPASSNEDVQMDRDVLRPLSTASNRFTDIGAYEDWFGSEIMVPRGTDRILEQFVVMLLRIGAYLQKDGIESINSQMFSTVEAATWAPRENIEAMSTDVTDTPPLIASSKGHTASYLREYPQIFMKKLSSDAPLLDCNVNQVINKETTTVLSHISTPSSKSNKSNEMVSLAVESIKTVNILNEKNSHNSVNESSVKPKLKEKHNAVFDDKVSSQLVHEIIQHQETLSPHSTTSEDLVKEIKPKSKSFEQFSERLVLPKQIEKRRNSADRMVLKLDTISSTDEAPNSGLQSKGDKKKAVLNQKPVKEIIKKEKEQLDSLSNNSTSTIILREFSGEAQESKMLEIEQKVLPTTSSPSTSRQHNTNSTAKSSSANTSKKVKKD
- the LOC142974824 gene encoding uncharacterized protein LOC142974824 isoform X1, producing MINILSYVGMNMQSEVCLWTLLGLVRTIFDATLFKVNANLKQVWQMSMPGELSMPVQRVLRTMVSGIMLVQCFTVYVYLASYIVLLYPVFLEERPTLVLPWLLLAAVRKLLCELTSLALGLGTCVLLGPAKAPCVKFLVVKISTILPAFYMWMLVYSYYHALKVVTAFKTFPVVLPPNGRDYGLELAVRRRCTKSLFGEEQLRKKLIANFYSERASCVSDTQRPKLESVLLKKESPASSNEDVQMDRDVLRPLSTASNRFTDIGAYEDWFGSEIMVPRGTDRILEQFVVMLLRIGAYLQKDGIESINSQMFSTVEAATWAPRENIEAMSTDVTDTPPLIASSKGHTASYLREYPQIFMKKLSSDAPLLDCNVNQVINKETTTVLSHISTPSSKSNKSNEMVSLAVESIKTVNILNEKNSHNSVNESSVKPKLKEKHNAVFDDKVSSQLVHEIIQHQETLSPHSTTSEDLVKEIKPKSKSFEQFSERLVLPKQIEKRRNSADRMVLKLDTISSTDEAPNSGLQSKGDKKKAVLNQKPVKEIIKKEKEQLDSLSNNSTSTIILREFSGEAQESKMLEIEQKVLPTTSSPSTSRQHNTNSTAKSSSANTSKKVKKD
- the LOC142974825 gene encoding dopaminechrome tautomerase-like; this encodes MDKILIYLTFTIIASCYGYIQIASKKPVGTLYRWKQIDFAYPSLEQRQAAIDNGQFVQANVIPLGVERWKDRVFVSTPRWKKGVPATLSVLPIDAQEESPNLEPYPDWDWHNADNCTGFTSLFRMNIDHCGIMWALDSGQVEPFENAQNLCPPTLFAINLNTDTVIGRYPIPSELVLENSLITNLVVDSRDVRCRDLHVYIADAWRFGMIVFRDEDKAFWRFNHYSFYPEPLLSNYTLHGLNYQWSDGLFGMSLGRVHQGDRPLYYHSMSSSLEFVVQTSVIRDPSRVNNAVSEFKLLGDSRGAHGQVSAAAVDRNGVMFFNLISRDSIGCWDTRKPYTNNNLVVVAQNNNTMVFPNDLRIDHEVPQMAWLITNKLPMYLFNLIDPNEYNYRVIYLDPVAAVQHSVCQAEMTMP